A stretch of Megalobrama amblycephala isolate DHTTF-2021 linkage group LG14, ASM1881202v1, whole genome shotgun sequence DNA encodes these proteins:
- the LOC125245552 gene encoding calcitonin gene-related peptide 1, whose translation MYHLKLSSQILIFLVMLHCVATVPHNRYSLSSNEQPDDFQEADGWLVRDDLSDNPFVSFTRQRPPRGLSAVNSHHIEKRRCNTATCVTQRLADFLIRSSNTIGTVYAPTNVGSNTYGKRDLLQSPVYLPL comes from the exons ATGTATCATCTGAAACTGTCCTCCCAGATCCTGATCTTCCTTGTGATGCTGCATTGTGTCGCCACAGTCCCTCACAACAG GTACTCCCTTTCGTCCAATGAGCAGCCAGATGACTTCCAAGAGGCCGATGGATGGCTGGTTAGAGATGATCTATCTGACAATCCCTTTGTGAGTTTTACAAGGCAACGGCCCCCAAGGGGTCTCAGTGCAGTGAACAG TCATCACATCGAAAAGAGGAGGTGCAATACAGCCACCTGCGTGACTCAGAGATTAGCAGATTTTCTCATCCGATCCAGCAACACCATCGGCACCGTCTATGCGCCAACCAACGTCGGATCCAACACTTATGGAAAGAGAGACCTGCTACAGTCGCCTGTTTACCTGCCACTATAG